ACAACCGTATACGTTAGAGTAAACAAGTGTACAGTTGTGTATACTTGTTGATTTAACAATATGTGTACCATTTTGTAGACGAATATACTAAAATAGTAAACATGTTTACATTTAGTAATAGAGACAAAAGTTGGATGGACCAATCAATAGAAATTAGGTAACATCTTACTTAAATTACCACGTTGAGAGGAATGGTTTAGTTAATGAGTACTCGAATTGCGGCAGTCGATGTAGGAAATGATTCACTAAAGGCTATTTTTGGGAAGATGGATTCAGAAGTAAATATTCCAAACGTGGTGGCGATTGATGTTGCAGATCGTCCTGTAATCGGAATAGAAGAGTTGGATAATCAAAATCCTTTTGAAGGGATTCACGTTCGTCTGCATTCACCAGCTTTAATGAATAATAATGTGATCTATCGTGTGGGGCACTTGGCGACAAGGGCTGATAACTCGACTGAATTAGATCCCGGCAGCAATAAGTCCGAAGAAGATCAGACAATTGTAATGCTGCTAACTTCTATTGCGTTAGATGCGGTTCGCGATGAGAATCGACATCTTTTTAAGCGGGCTAACAATGTTATTGAGGCTACGTATACGCTAGGCACAGGGCTTCCATTGCGGGAAGTGAAAGAAGGGCGAGATGTTGCTTACCGATCTAGTTTACTTGGCTCTGTGCACCAAGTAGAATTTTTAGTAACGCCGAAGTATCAAGGCTTAAAGGTAAATATTAAATTCGATGAGGTCAAGGTTTATCCGGAAGGGTTTGCCGCTTTCATTAATCTTGTAATGGACAACGATTTAAATATTATCAATAAAGAACTGATCGATAAGAGAATTATTATTCAAGATATCGGCGGTTTGTCGACGGATATTGCGGTCATCGCTAATCGCAGGGTCGATGATGATAAGGCGCAAGGTTTTAACATTGGTGTTTCGGAATCCCTTGACTCAATTCGCGATGAAATTCGCACGAAACATGGTGTGGAATTAGATAGTCGACGTGATATCGTCGAAATCATTACAAAGAAAAATGATCGAAACCACATTATGGTGAAGGGAAGTCGAACGAGCGTTCACGATATTGTTGATCGTTTGCTGTTGGAATTGGCGAAGAAACAATATCGTCATTTGCGCAATGTTTGGCAAAGAAATTCTCAGACAGAGATTTGTTATTTTGTTGGCGGGGGCTCAATCGTTTTAAAGGATTATTTAAAAACCCTCAACAATAATTTAGACGGATACAACATTGACTTTTTTGAAGACGAAAAAGAAAGCATCTGGATGATGGCGAATGCTTACTACAAGTTAATTGCTGATTTTGCTAGAAAGAATCAAAAGCCAACAAAGCCAAGTGACGATCAAAAAGCAGCTAGCTCTAAATAGGGTGATTTTACATGAAGGAAGTAGAAATAAAAAGAGGACAACCGATTACGTTCCGAGTTCCCTCTGATACGCCTGATCATATTTTAAAACACTTAGGTCATTTGAAGAAGACGGAAAAAAGGAACTTCTCCAGTAAAATTGCTGAATTTGTGTTGAATGGGGTCAGTGATTCGAAATCAAAGCAAAGGGAAACGTTGACAATCGTCTTGCCAAAAGGTTTAAGCAAAACGCAGCGCGATTGGATCAAGCATGAACATTCGGAAGCTTTATTAGGGAGTATTGTTTATCAATTGTTGGCGGACCCTGTACGGGCTGCCTCGCTTTTAGCAACACTTAATAGTAGAGCGCTAGATATCGATGAGGCGCTTTACCTTCAGGAAGAAACCGTAAATCATGAGCCGATACCTGAAACGGTAAAATTGGAAGAGCAGCAAATTGAGGAACGATTGGATGATGATTTAGACAGCTTCAACTGGGAAACAGCAACAAAGGCTGATTCGGATCTCGCAGAAGAAGATAAAGTGGAAGACTTGGATGATTTACTTGGCGATTTTCTAGCGCAAATGAATAAGTAAAGGTTATCCACATGTGGATAAAAAGGTTTTCTGTCATAGGCAGGAAACCTTTTTATTTTTAATGTAACTAAAAAACCCCGCCTAAAGGATAGGCGGGAGTGATTTAAAGTAAAATTTCACTATATTTTGATATGAACATCGTTGCAATTCCGAAATAAATAAGCAACGATAAAATGTCATTAAGCGTCGTGATCAGTGGACCTGAAGCAACAGCAGGGTCCACATTAAATTTATACAAGACCAAGGGGATAATGGTTCCCGCTAAAGTTCCGATAATTAATGTAAGTAATAGCGAGCTACCGACAATGAGACCGATCACTTTACCCTTCCAAACAACAGCGATAATGGAGATCATTATTGCGCATATAATTCCGATAATGATCCCAACCCAAAGTTCGCGAAGAATGAGTTTAAGTGATTCTTTAAAATCTAGATCCTTGGAGACGAGGCCGCGCACGACAACGGCGAGTGATTGCGTCCCAGTGTTTCCGGTCATACCTGCAATCATCGGCATAAAGAATGTAAGAGCGATCACTTTTTCAATGGTTGCAGAAAATCCGTCTATAATACTTCCGGAAACAAGTCCAATTAACAAAAGCAGAATTAACCAAGGCAGGCGTCGATAGGCGGCAACCCATGGTTTTGTGTTGAAATCGATCGCTTTACCAGAAGCGGATAATTTCTCGATGTCTTCATTTGCTTCTTGAATGACGACATCAATAATG
This genomic window from Ammoniphilus oxalaticus contains:
- a CDS encoding ParM/StbA family protein, which codes for MSTRIAAVDVGNDSLKAIFGKMDSEVNIPNVVAIDVADRPVIGIEELDNQNPFEGIHVRLHSPALMNNNVIYRVGHLATRADNSTELDPGSNKSEEDQTIVMLLTSIALDAVRDENRHLFKRANNVIEATYTLGTGLPLREVKEGRDVAYRSSLLGSVHQVEFLVTPKYQGLKVNIKFDEVKVYPEGFAAFINLVMDNDLNIINKELIDKRIIIQDIGGLSTDIAVIANRRVDDDKAQGFNIGVSESLDSIRDEIRTKHGVELDSRRDIVEIITKKNDRNHIMVKGSRTSVHDIVDRLLLELAKKQYRHLRNVWQRNSQTEICYFVGGGSIVLKDYLKTLNNNLDGYNIDFFEDEKESIWMMANAYYKLIADFARKNQKPTKPSDDQKAASSK